Proteins found in one Mycoplasmopsis citelli genomic segment:
- the gyrA gene encoding DNA gyrase subunit A: MAQNKNKIDEEIKVSLEEDKEYEYEENNRVVFKKREPKIIQEEVEEEIPQAKEQYQVQSQILEEQTESVAPISIDSEMNNSFLEYAMSVIVSRALPDARDGLKPVHRRILFDMSELGITPSSQHRKSARIVGDVLGKYHPHGDSSVYEAMVRMAQDFSMRYPLVDGHGNFGSIDGDEAAAMRYTEARMSKVAAEMLEGIKKDTVDFVDNYDASEKEPEILPSRFPNLLVSGATGIAVGMATEIPPHNLGEAIDATIAYAKNKDITTKELMQYIKGPDFPTGAIILGTKGIYDAYETGKGKIPVRSKCEVQEFSNGKSKIIVTEIPYAIKKSTIVQKISELHKDKVIEGISDLRDESNREGIRIVLDIKKGFNPHILLNKLFQKSYLQTNFNVNMVALVNGEPKLLTLKDALEVYLTHQKRVVTRRLQFDLNKALERVHILDGLKIAIQNIKEVVEIIQSSKTDAEAQERLATRYELSEKQTKAILDMSLRRLTGLNYEKMTVEIDELRKEIEYLKSILESEEKLIELIISELTQIKEQFNDTRRTTIDSSAVGIISDEDLIAEEEIVITSSVNGYVKRVALSEYNTQNRGGVGSVSMKTYNDDDINTIIHTSTHTDLLLFSNKGKAYQIRAHQIPQGSKQSKGIPFINIVSNLDVQNGEKIISMLDVPQYSEDRYLATVTKNGIIKKSSLASFANVRRNGLNAFRLNEGDELVRAFIVSDEDYILIANNYRSIVKFRANSFRTLGRVAIGVKGINLEANQHVISASSSADGEYILSLGSQGYGKLTHSDEFRVTNRGAKGVSGINSEKAGHLVFARFVSKDDELIIITSSGITIRTKINQITLASRITKGVKIINLKEGDEIVAVDVIKSQEE, translated from the coding sequence ATGGCTCAAAACAAAAACAAAATTGATGAAGAAATTAAAGTTTCTTTAGAAGAAGATAAAGAATATGAATACGAAGAAAATAATCGGGTAGTTTTTAAAAAAAGAGAACCCAAGATTATCCAAGAAGAAGTTGAAGAGGAAATTCCACAAGCCAAAGAACAATATCAAGTTCAATCGCAAATTCTTGAAGAACAAACTGAAAGTGTTGCTCCAATTTCAATTGATTCAGAAATGAATAATTCATTTTTAGAATATGCAATGAGTGTTATTGTTTCTAGAGCCCTTCCTGATGCTCGTGATGGACTTAAACCAGTACACCGAAGAATTCTTTTTGATATGAGCGAACTTGGAATTACTCCTTCATCACAACATCGTAAAAGTGCTCGGATTGTAGGAGATGTACTTGGAAAATACCATCCACATGGAGATTCATCAGTTTATGAAGCGATGGTTCGGATGGCTCAAGATTTCTCAATGCGTTATCCACTTGTTGATGGACATGGAAACTTTGGTTCAATTGATGGCGATGAAGCCGCTGCTATGCGTTATACTGAAGCTAGAATGTCAAAAGTAGCCGCAGAAATGCTTGAAGGAATTAAAAAAGATACCGTTGATTTTGTTGATAACTATGATGCTAGTGAAAAAGAGCCAGAAATTTTACCTTCTCGTTTTCCGAATTTACTTGTTTCAGGAGCCACTGGAATTGCTGTAGGGATGGCTACTGAAATTCCACCACATAATCTTGGTGAAGCTATTGATGCCACCATAGCTTATGCTAAAAATAAAGATATTACCACTAAAGAATTAATGCAATATATTAAAGGCCCTGATTTTCCAACTGGAGCTATTATTTTAGGGACTAAAGGTATTTATGATGCTTACGAAACTGGAAAAGGAAAAATTCCAGTTCGTTCAAAATGTGAAGTGCAAGAATTTTCAAATGGAAAATCCAAAATTATTGTTACTGAAATTCCTTACGCAATTAAAAAATCAACTATTGTCCAAAAAATTTCTGAATTGCACAAAGATAAAGTTATTGAAGGAATTTCGGATTTGCGTGATGAATCTAACCGCGAAGGGATTCGGATTGTTTTAGATATTAAAAAAGGATTTAATCCACATATTTTGTTAAATAAATTATTCCAAAAATCATATTTACAAACCAATTTTAATGTTAATATGGTTGCTCTTGTTAATGGGGAACCAAAACTTTTAACACTTAAAGATGCTTTAGAAGTGTATTTAACTCATCAAAAAAGAGTAGTAACCCGTAGATTGCAATTTGATTTAAATAAAGCTTTAGAACGGGTGCATATTTTAGATGGATTAAAAATTGCCATCCAAAACATTAAAGAAGTTGTTGAGATTATTCAATCAAGTAAAACTGATGCTGAAGCGCAAGAGCGTCTTGCTACTCGTTATGAATTAAGCGAAAAGCAAACTAAAGCAATTTTAGATATGTCTCTTCGTCGTTTAACTGGATTAAACTATGAAAAAATGACTGTTGAAATTGATGAATTACGCAAGGAAATTGAGTATTTAAAATCAATTTTAGAATCAGAAGAAAAACTTATTGAGTTAATTATTTCTGAATTAACTCAAATTAAAGAGCAATTTAATGATACTCGACGTACTACAATTGATTCTTCAGCTGTTGGAATTATTTCAGATGAAGATTTAATTGCTGAAGAGGAAATTGTTATTACTAGCAGTGTTAATGGATATGTTAAACGGGTAGCTCTTTCAGAATATAATACCCAAAATCGTGGTGGGGTTGGTTCAGTAAGTATGAAAACTTATAATGATGATGATATAAATACCATCATTCATACTAGCACCCACACTGATTTACTTTTATTTTCAAACAAAGGAAAAGCCTACCAAATTCGTGCTCATCAAATTCCTCAAGGTTCAAAACAATCAAAAGGAATTCCATTTATTAACATTGTTTCAAATTTAGATGTTCAAAACGGAGAAAAAATCATCTCAATGCTTGATGTCCCTCAATATAGCGAAGATCGATATTTAGCAACTGTTACCAAAAATGGAATTATCAAAAAAAGCTCACTGGCTTCTTTTGCTAATGTTCGTAGAAATGGGCTTAACGCCTTTAGATTAAATGAAGGTGATGAACTTGTTAGAGCTTTTATTGTTTCAGATGAAGATTATATTTTAATTGCTAATAACTACAGAAGTATCGTTAAATTCCGTGCTAATTCATTTAGAACACTTGGAAGAGTTGCTATTGGAGTTAAAGGAATTAACTTAGAAGCAAATCAACATGTTATTTCGGCATCTTCAAGTGCTGATGGAGAATATATTCTCTCGCTTGGAAGTCAAGGATATGGTAAATTAACTCATAGCGATGAATTTAGAGTAACTAATCGTGGAGCAAAAGGAGTTTCAGGAATAAACTCAGAAAAAGCTGGACATTTAGTCTTTGCTCGCTTTGTTTCAAAAGATGATGAATTAATTATTATTACAAGTAGCGGAATTACAATTCGAACTAAAATTAATCAAATCACATTAGCT
- a CDS encoding restriction endonuclease subunit S, with protein sequence MEEKRLGDLVKVNRGRRLLKSQFISKGKYPVMNGGKNPTGYYDDFNEEGNCIVIAKEGSAGYVSWMEGSFWASDSCVVIRSLDKNIVLNKYLYYFLKNKQNFLIASRKEGNIPILDRDAMLNLKLIFPSIEKQKEIVKTLDLFTDLSQELEAELEARKKQYNFYRNKLLHFEYLTNFKTYKLEDVAEFEKGNWSKNIPQGTKYPVVSSATKITKYTDIPNRNKNSITVSSSGYAGYIAFWNTPIFASNCFTIQANEQIILQKYLFHFLKNKQDYIYSLKSGGAIPNIYPSDISDMKILVPDLLIQQKIIDVLDNFEKICQDLNIGLPAEIELRDKQYSYYRDKLLSLASDIFEVKARSSESWVEGLIKLTKFIFFDINSDSIVKNDDSILNNYITISIGKQLNKDKTSKIGLYPVINGGTSPTGYFDNYNQESNTITIAQGGSTGYVDFQKTKFWASAHCYVIKPKDEKVLLNKYLYYFLKNNENLLKKESYGAGIPSLSRESILNLKFNLPSIQTQQYIVDILDYFEELTNDLSKGLPAEIMIRNKQYQYYRNLLLNHE encoded by the coding sequence ATGGAAGAGAAAAGATTAGGTGATTTAGTTAAAGTAAATAGAGGAAGAAGACTTTTAAAATCACAATTTATTTCAAAAGGAAAATATCCAGTTATGAACGGTGGAAAAAATCCAACAGGTTATTATGATGATTTTAACGAAGAAGGAAATTGTATTGTAATCGCTAAAGAAGGGTCAGCTGGATATGTTTCTTGAATGGAAGGCAGTTTTTGAGCCTCTGATTCATGTGTTGTAATTCGAAGTCTTGACAAAAACATTGTTTTAAATAAATATCTTTATTATTTCTTAAAAAACAAGCAAAATTTTTTAATTGCATCTAGAAAAGAAGGAAATATTCCTATTTTAGATAGAGATGCAATGCTAAATTTAAAATTAATTTTTCCAAGCATCGAAAAACAAAAAGAAATAGTAAAAACATTGGATTTATTTACAGATTTATCACAAGAGCTAGAGGCCGAGCTAGAGGCAAGAAAAAAACAATATAACTTTTATAGAAATAAATTGCTACACTTTGAATATTTAACTAATTTTAAAACTTACAAATTAGAAGATGTTGCTGAGTTTGAAAAAGGCAATTGAAGTAAAAATATCCCACAAGGAACTAAATATCCTGTAGTTTCAAGCGCAACAAAAATAACAAAATATACAGATATTCCAAATAGAAATAAAAATTCTATTACTGTTTCCTCTTCTGGTTATGCAGGATATATCGCTTTTTGGAATACACCTATTTTTGCGTCAAATTGCTTCACAATTCAAGCAAACGAGCAAATTATTTTACAAAAATATTTATTTCATTTTTTGAAAAATAAACAAGATTATATTTACTCTTTAAAATCAGGAGGAGCTATTCCAAATATTTATCCTTCAGATATTTCAGATATGAAAATTCTTGTTCCTGATTTACTAATTCAACAAAAAATTATTGATGTTTTAGATAATTTTGAAAAAATTTGTCAAGATTTAAACATAGGATTACCTGCAGAAATTGAACTTAGAGATAAACAATATTCTTATTATCGAGATAAATTATTAAGTCTAGCAAGCGATATTTTCGAAGTGAAAGCTAGATCTAGTGAAAGCTGAGTAGAAGGATTAATTAAACTTACTAAATTTATATTTTTTGATATAAATTCAGATAGTATAGTCAAAAATGATGATTCAATTTTAAATAACTACATTACAATTAGTATAGGCAAACAACTAAACAAAGATAAAACATCTAAAATAGGTTTATATCCAGTAATTAATGGTGGGACATCACCTACTGGATATTTTGATAATTATAATCAGGAATCTAATACAATTACAATTGCTCAAGGCGGTTCTACAGGTTATGTAGATTTTCAAAAAACAAAATTTTGAGCCAGTGCACATTGCTATGTAATAAAACCTAAAGATGAAAAAGTTTTACTTAATAAATATCTTTACTATTTCCTTAAAAATAATGAAAATCTTCTTAAAAAAGAATCTTATGGAGCCGGAATTCCTTCATTATCAAGAGAATCGATTTTAAATTTAAAATTTAATCTTCCAAGCATTCAAACTCAGCAATACATTGTTGATATTTTAGATTACTTTGAAGAACTTACTAATGATTTATCAAAAGGTCTACCTGCAGAAATTATGATTAGAAATAAACAATATCAATATTATCGTAATTTACTTTTAAATCATGAATAA
- a CDS encoding helix-hairpin-helix domain-containing protein: MSNLQSPTLIVANQLKITEEQVNIVLKMLENGDTVPFISRYRKDATGGLSDEQIYQIEDLHKYQKELIKRKEAIIKTLEEKNLLTEELKNNLLQAQSKAEVEAIYQPYKEGKITKATEAISLGLEPLAKRILNNRSLNFSAYKEAKNYLSDKVPTPEKALELAGYIIAQIFSQDLELRKSFKEIIWDRGIIISTKNPKVEDENETFKNYYEYKNKIKYIKNHNVMAINRGVDLKVLKLSFEYNKDFLLKNILWKYDFRKINQDQLYWAAEDALKRLILPSLEREIFSDLFATAESNSIVLFSNLVEKILNGPAVSGHNIIAIDPAFANGCKLAALNENGEVLDEVVKVFPPFAAKFTSAKNVDNAEKITLNLIQKHNISIIVIGNGTASRETEKFISDLIAKYHLPIKYAIVSEVGASVYSASKSAREEFPNLDEQQRSAINIGRKYLDPLNELIKIDPKSLGVGQYQHDVNQKELQNYLDFKVQKVVSSIGVDLNAATKEILTYVPGLSTKHAQNIIEHKKEHGLFNNRNELKKVKGIGAKTFEQAVGFLRIFNSKEFLDKTFIHPESYQLTKAIISDYSLNPNEAGIDVSFLNADQLAKQYNSNIYDIELILNALSSPTKLIRNSKDGFILKDSIINDEDLQPQMQIQGTVSNVTDFGLFLYIGVKTSLFIHSSKLKLNKDQSPIDLYYPGMILNCVIENVDLKNKKISGALAG; this comes from the coding sequence ATGTCTAATTTACAATCACCTACTTTAATAGTTGCTAATCAACTAAAAATCACTGAAGAACAAGTTAATATTGTTTTAAAAATGCTTGAAAATGGAGATACTGTTCCATTTATTTCCCGTTATCGTAAAGATGCTACTGGTGGTTTAAGCGATGAACAAATTTATCAAATTGAGGATTTACACAAATACCAAAAAGAACTAATTAAGCGCAAAGAAGCAATTATTAAAACTTTAGAAGAAAAAAATCTCCTTACTGAAGAATTAAAAAACAACCTTCTTCAAGCCCAAAGTAAAGCTGAAGTAGAAGCCATTTATCAACCTTACAAAGAAGGAAAAATAACTAAAGCCACTGAAGCTATTTCACTAGGGTTAGAGCCACTAGCAAAAAGAATTTTAAATAATAGAAGCTTGAATTTTTCAGCTTATAAAGAAGCAAAAAATTATTTAAGCGATAAAGTTCCAACTCCTGAAAAAGCACTTGAACTTGCTGGATATATTATTGCTCAAATTTTTTCGCAAGATTTGGAATTAAGAAAATCTTTTAAAGAAATTATTTGGGATCGAGGAATTATTATTTCAACTAAAAACCCTAAAGTTGAAGATGAAAACGAAACTTTTAAAAACTATTATGAGTATAAAAATAAAATTAAATACATCAAAAATCATAATGTTATGGCCATTAACCGAGGAGTGGATTTAAAAGTTCTCAAACTTAGTTTTGAATATAACAAAGACTTTTTACTTAAAAATATTTTATGAAAATATGATTTTCGTAAAATTAATCAAGATCAGTTATATTGAGCTGCTGAAGATGCTTTAAAAAGACTTATTTTACCAAGTTTAGAGCGAGAAATTTTTAGTGATTTATTTGCAACTGCTGAAAGTAATTCAATTGTACTCTTTTCAAATTTAGTTGAAAAAATTCTCAATGGACCAGCTGTTTCTGGACACAATATCATTGCCATTGACCCTGCGTTTGCTAATGGATGCAAATTAGCTGCTTTAAATGAAAATGGAGAAGTTTTAGATGAGGTAGTGAAAGTTTTTCCGCCTTTTGCTGCTAAATTTACATCTGCTAAAAATGTCGACAATGCTGAAAAAATCACTCTTAATTTAATTCAAAAACATAACATAAGCATTATTGTAATTGGGAATGGAACTGCTTCTCGAGAAACGGAAAAATTTATTAGCGATTTAATTGCTAAATACCATTTACCAATTAAATACGCCATTGTCTCAGAGGTTGGGGCTAGTGTGTATTCAGCTTCTAAAAGTGCCCGTGAGGAATTTCCAAACTTAGATGAGCAACAACGTAGTGCCATTAACATTGGACGCAAATACCTTGATCCGCTTAATGAACTTATTAAAATTGACCCTAAATCACTTGGAGTTGGTCAATATCAACACGATGTTAATCAAAAAGAATTGCAAAATTACTTAGATTTTAAAGTTCAAAAAGTAGTTTCTTCAATTGGAGTGGATTTAAATGCAGCCACTAAAGAAATTCTTACTTATGTTCCTGGTCTTTCAACTAAGCATGCTCAAAATATCATCGAACATAAAAAAGAACATGGTTTATTTAACAATCGGAATGAGCTTAAAAAAGTTAAGGGAATTGGAGCTAAAACCTTTGAACAAGCAGTAGGATTTTTACGGATTTTTAATTCAAAGGAGTTTTTAGATAAAACCTTTATTCACCCAGAATCATATCAATTAACTAAGGCCATTATTAGTGATTATTCACTTAATCCAAACGAAGCAGGAATTGATGTTTCATTTTTAAATGCCGATCAATTAGCTAAGCAATATAACAGTAATATTTATGACATTGAACTAATTTTAAATGCTTTAAGTTCTCCAACCAAGTTAATTCGTAATTCCAAAGACGGGTTTATTTTAAAAGATAGCATCATTAATGATGAAGACTTACAGCCTCAAATGCAAATTCAAGGAACAGTTTCAAATGTAACTGATTTTGGATTGTTTTTATACATTGGAGTTAAGACCAGTTTATTTATTCATTCATCTAAACTTAAACTTAATAAAGACCAATCTCCAATTGATCTTTATTATCCAGGAATGATTTTAAATTGTGTTATTGAAAATGTTGATTTGAAAAACAAAAAAATCTCTGGTGCTTTAGCAGGATAA
- a CDS encoding nuclease-related domain-containing protein — protein sequence MNIKSFFEENQVMQTSTNESFLPTIISIVVILALLAIIFPIVLVNIRKQNKKKSIGFKFEEEANYLVKAFAGPTFFTHIGGAIYSYDSKMYEVDGLLVSDSLIVVIEYKAFNGTISGDGAGEYVYLTSNNKRKAKFKNPILQNEKHIQHLWNTIGKKIPVGSLIIFPDNVKFNISNLDNHVILSHLSDVPANILMLHQASASLPPVTNSDHILNALKMMKIKTRQENKEFQKMINKEKNV from the coding sequence ATGAACATTAAAAGCTTTTTTGAAGAAAATCAAGTGATGCAAACATCAACAAATGAGAGTTTTTTACCCACAATTATCTCAATTGTGGTTATTTTAGCACTGTTAGCAATTATTTTTCCAATTGTACTGGTGAATATTCGTAAGCAAAATAAGAAAAAAAGCATTGGCTTTAAATTTGAAGAAGAAGCTAATTATTTAGTTAAGGCTTTTGCAGGACCAACCTTTTTTACTCATATTGGTGGAGCAATTTATTCATATGATTCAAAAATGTATGAAGTTGATGGACTGTTAGTTAGCGATTCACTAATTGTTGTAATTGAATATAAAGCTTTTAATGGAACAATTAGTGGTGATGGTGCTGGTGAATATGTATACTTAACCTCAAATAACAAGCGAAAAGCTAAATTTAAAAACCCAATTTTACAAAATGAAAAACACATCCAACATTTATGAAACACCATTGGAAAGAAAATTCCAGTTGGTTCATTGATAATTTTTCCAGATAATGTTAAATTTAACATTTCTAATTTAGATAATCATGTTATTTTAAGTCATTTATCGGATGTTCCTGCTAATATTTTGATGCTTCATCAAGCAAGTGCTTCGCTACCACCAGTGACTAATTCCGATCACATTTTAAACGCACTCAAAATGATGAAAATCAAAACTCGCCAAGAAAATAAAGAATTTCAAAAAATGATTAATAAGGAGAAAAATGTCTAA
- a CDS encoding MIP/aquaporin family protein → MERLKMDKNQQPTLKKLFSFFKLTASQKEHALRPIDIHTWITHGISEFFGTLFLSIILAGLSIYVSNYTIQSWSLLSQGLVGFFSGFIVLGTALVIFSRWSCDLNPIISITKYLKGQNNGWYASYKIFMQFLAAFVAGAIILAIGNATSSSDLPNAPINAYISAQQTFLTQISNLKPSINLGIIVIFFTELVICLILLFGYFSPIIKEQYRYFMLLFLYSALIWLGILGGSQAANPARGLAQQLPSMFLYAADNTNASKVINTVAISTVTMLLAESISTALYVFLQGFNEYYFAPFLHKIIKFKNNHHKTLITNKDFKILCECPEEDQKNHNHKKKD, encoded by the coding sequence ATGGAAAGGTTAAAAATGGATAAAAATCAGCAGCCAACTTTAAAAAAACTTTTTTCTTTTTTTAAACTTACTGCTTCACAAAAAGAACACGCACTTAGACCAATTGATATACATACTTGAATAACTCACGGAATTAGTGAGTTTTTCGGAACCTTATTTTTATCAATTATTCTTGCTGGTCTTAGCATTTATGTCTCTAATTACACAATTCAAAGTTGATCACTACTTTCACAAGGGCTTGTAGGATTTTTTAGTGGTTTTATTGTTTTAGGAACTGCTTTGGTGATTTTTAGTCGCTGAAGTTGTGATTTAAATCCAATTATTAGCATCACTAAATATTTAAAAGGACAAAATAATGGTTGATATGCTTCTTACAAAATCTTTATGCAATTTTTAGCTGCTTTTGTTGCAGGAGCAATAATTTTAGCAATTGGAAATGCAACTTCTTCTAGCGATCTTCCAAATGCTCCAATTAATGCATACATTTCAGCACAACAAACCTTTTTAACACAAATTTCAAATCTAAAACCAAGCATAAATTTAGGAATTATTGTAATTTTCTTTACTGAATTAGTTATTTGTTTGATTTTGTTATTTGGATATTTTTCTCCAATAATTAAGGAGCAATATCGTTACTTTATGCTTTTATTTTTATATTCGGCCTTGATTTGACTTGGGATTTTAGGAGGTTCTCAAGCTGCTAATCCAGCAAGAGGCTTAGCTCAACAACTTCCAAGCATGTTTTTATATGCTGCTGATAATACCAATGCAAGCAAAGTTATTAATACTGTTGCCATTAGTACTGTGACAATGCTTTTAGCTGAGTCAATTTCAACTGCTCTATATGTCTTTTTACAAGGATTTAACGAATATTATTTTGCTCCGTTTTTACACAAAATCATTAAATTTAAAAACAATCACCATAAAACTCTCATCACAAATAAGGATTTTAAAATCTTATGTGAGTGCCCTGAAGAAGATCAAAAAAATCATAATCATAAAAAGAAGGATTAA
- a CDS encoding NAD(P)-dependent oxidoreductase, which yields MKIAFFEAKDYDVKYFSQYNNNRHEITFFEEALTVQTIQKVQGFDAISTFHNTDGNEELFENLHKLGVKFWLQRSMGYGNVNIKAANKFGIKVFRVLSYAPESVAEMALALLMGLNRHLVKTTKAVKQYNFSTNGLLALSISGSTIGVIGAGKIGQSFIKVVKAMGAKVLVSDPMLEEQSPQLSNQLGFEFVSLNQLMSQSHFIIVCAGLNASSKHILNQESLSLAKNSAFVVNIGRGELVDTKAMLKTLKNKQIAGFATDVLEGEEGRFYEDLSAYKQTLEQEDSTWKELIQMDNVLITPHYGFLTTLALSQITQATLNNADAAQQGDFTYALEVLENGKVKNG from the coding sequence ATGAAAATTGCATTTTTTGAAGCTAAAGATTATGATGTAAAATATTTTAGCCAGTATAATAACAATCGGCACGAAATTACCTTTTTTGAAGAAGCATTAACTGTACAAACAATTCAAAAAGTTCAAGGATTTGACGCAATTTCAACTTTTCATAATACTGATGGGAATGAAGAGCTTTTTGAAAACCTACATAAATTAGGAGTTAAGTTCTGATTGCAACGCTCAATGGGATATGGAAATGTTAATATTAAAGCTGCTAATAAGTTTGGAATTAAAGTTTTTAGAGTTTTAAGTTATGCCCCAGAAAGCGTTGCTGAAATGGCACTAGCTCTTTTAATGGGATTAAATCGACATTTAGTTAAAACTACCAAAGCAGTTAAACAATATAATTTTTCAACTAATGGACTTTTAGCTCTTTCTATTAGTGGTTCAACAATTGGAGTAATTGGAGCAGGTAAAATTGGTCAAAGTTTTATTAAAGTTGTTAAAGCAATGGGAGCTAAAGTTCTTGTAAGTGATCCGATGTTAGAAGAACAATCTCCACAATTATCAAATCAATTAGGATTTGAATTTGTTTCATTAAATCAATTAATGAGTCAAAGTCATTTTATCATTGTTTGTGCGGGATTAAATGCTTCAAGTAAACATATTCTTAATCAAGAAAGCCTTAGTTTAGCCAAAAATTCAGCTTTTGTTGTTAATATAGGACGAGGGGAGTTAGTTGATACTAAGGCAATGTTAAAGACTCTTAAAAACAAGCAAATTGCTGGATTTGCTACTGATGTTTTAGAAGGCGAAGAAGGAAGATTTTACGAAGATCTTTCAGCATATAAACAAACCCTTGAGCAAGAAGATTCAACTTGAAAGGAACTAATTCAAATGGATAATGTTTTAATTACTCCTCATTATGGATTTTTAACTACTTTAGCTCTTAGTCAAATTACTCAAGCAACTTTAAATAATGCTGATGCAGCTCAACAAGGCGATTTTACTTACGCTCTTGAAGTCCTTGAAAATGGAAAGGTTAAAAATGGATAA
- a CDS encoding MFS transporter, whose translation MQSLSINKTKDKDYSKISIVLWGIVMLGYLLFVVDWFIIAKVGGTPTKIGSVALNPGWQSSFFVASPGAIANSATNWTITLLRVVGSILSGILVAKWGHRKAVVFMISVMLLSFPILIIGATLNGSNSLTLVRAYNSEAVVKAGASIQAYQDAKVAEGTLLGPVAQIGNSLVLADGTTAPALIGLEGGTIGTSSSVLGYSLFIIFRVFVAVGGTTLIAYSQPIIATMRSDRTKSVLNNTNQIGFNGGVAVTFIPFLSLAFTRFAQQYWLWFVLGTMILIFTNMIVFFRLSKPVEHLWPQPRKAGDEKLDIKALLAKKTTWKYITMFGIWLILVVMPLTGTYWNSLRQISPVLANAASIKTSGFEAGQALLGLIWVFGLLFGFTCVAGFAKTIFKRKLFLSFAYVASAFFLILVIISAATLGTSSVAGYTLIALFTFLGGGFAWGISGVTLVLPHESKEIDKRYIALIFGFIWGFGYLIYTIFDASTAVIYEFSTSVSASGATTHYPGAIALLSLFILVCLSVVFIIRTLPESYYNKDGELTPITKEWKITDWRFILANKTKNRYADILK comes from the coding sequence ATGCAAAGTTTAAGTATAAACAAAACAAAAGATAAAGATTATTCCAAAATTTCAATAGTCCTTTGGGGTATTGTTATGCTAGGATATTTATTATTTGTTGTTGATTGATTTATTATTGCCAAAGTAGGAGGAACTCCTACTAAAATTGGTTCAGTTGCATTAAATCCTGGGTGGCAATCAAGTTTTTTTGTTGCTAGTCCTGGAGCTATTGCAAATAGTGCAACTAATTGAACTATTACCTTGCTAAGGGTTGTAGGATCAATTCTTTCGGGAATTTTAGTTGCTAAATGAGGGCATCGCAAAGCAGTTGTTTTTATGATTTCAGTGATGTTACTTTCGTTTCCTATTTTAATTATTGGTGCTACTTTAAATGGAAGTAATTCATTAACTTTAGTACGTGCTTATAATTCAGAAGCAGTTGTTAAAGCTGGAGCTTCAATACAGGCTTATCAAGATGCTAAAGTTGCTGAAGGAACATTACTTGGTCCAGTAGCACAAATTGGCAATTCGCTAGTTTTAGCAGATGGAACTACTGCACCAGCACTTATAGGACTTGAAGGTGGAACAATTGGAACATCTTCATCAGTGTTAGGATACTCATTGTTTATTATTTTTAGAGTCTTTGTTGCAGTTGGTGGAACAACTTTAATTGCTTACTCACAACCAATTATTGCAACAATGCGTTCAGATCGAACCAAATCGGTTTTAAATAACACTAACCAAATTGGATTTAATGGAGGTGTGGCAGTTACCTTTATTCCATTCCTTTCATTAGCCTTTACTCGTTTTGCACAGCAATATTGATTATGATTTGTTTTAGGGACTATGATCCTTATTTTCACTAACATGATTGTGTTTTTTAGACTTTCAAAACCAGTAGAGCATCTTTGACCTCAACCACGTAAAGCGGGTGATGAAAAACTTGATATTAAAGCTTTACTGGCTAAAAAAACCACTTGAAAATACATTACAATGTTTGGAATTTGACTTATTTTAGTGGTTATGCCTTTAACTGGAACATATTGAAACTCATTGCGTCAAATTAGTCCAGTTTTAGCAAATGCAGCTTCAATTAAAACTTCAGGATTTGAAGCAGGACAAGCCCTTTTAGGACTGATTTGAGTCTTTGGGTTATTATTTGGATTTACTTGTGTTGCTGGGTTTGCTAAAACCATATTCAAAAGAAAGCTATTTTTAAGCTTTGCTTATGTAGCAAGTGCGTTCTTTTTAATTTTAGTTATCATTAGTGCGGCAACTTTAGGAACTTCTAGTGTTGCTGGATATACATTAATTGCATTATTTACTTTCTTAGGTGGAGGTTTTGCTTGAGGAATTTCAGGAGTAACTTTAGTGCTTCCACATGAATCAAAAGAAATTGATAAACGTTATATTGCTTTAATTTTTGGATTTATTTGAGGATTTGGATACTTAATTTACACTATTTTTGACGCAAGTACTGCAGTAATTTATGAATTTAGCACTAGTGTTAGTGCTTCAGGAGCAACCACTCACTACCCAGGAGCAATTGCATTATTGTCATTATTTATTCTTGTTTGTTTAAGTGTTGTCTTTATCATTAGAACTTTACCTGAAAGTTACTACAATAAAGACGGCGAACTTACACCAATTACTAAAGAGTGAAAAATTACTGATTGAAGATTTATTCTTGCTAATAAAACAAAAAACCGTTATGCAGACATTTTAAAATAG